A genomic stretch from Erigeron canadensis isolate Cc75 chromosome 9, C_canadensis_v1, whole genome shotgun sequence includes:
- the LOC122583791 gene encoding uncharacterized protein LOC122583791 isoform X1 has product MASSDDDFPITTTTAGNHHSNPNFHHTLSASTAAAAHLLPPINTPPPPGTEHESNGYDGAFCSRQMAVTPYETDSDQNRSEFSDGGTPYSYSNKKSKVSVTSSGGGEYRKDREEWSDDAIACLLDVYLDKFLVLNRGNLRGRDWEEVAAVVSERCEKQRKSVEQCKNKVDNLKKRYKLERHRMMMNSSGNGMNGNSTSHWPWFKKMEQIVGNALPLKTVLGEENSGSGGMSSPGRQSKRYTTATSSPSCQMTTIKPKPVTSARWRRVVFKVSGTSLAGTGSQSVDPKVHYLITLVWTVQLHVKIFLILVILQFCRSFIVQVAMLIAREVAMVCNVGVQVALVVGGRNFFCGDTWVTTAGMDRSTAYQIGMMATVMNSIIIQSALEKLDVDTRVMSAFPMPEVFEPYSRQRAIRHLEKQRVVIFGGIGAGTGNPLFSTDTAAALRASEIHADAFIKGTNADGLYDSMSSVAFDHISFRELASRGPSPMDMMAATYCEENGIPVVLFNLHEPGNISRALSGEQVGTLIDQTGRVD; this is encoded by the exons ATGGCATCTTCCGACGACGACTttccaatcaccaccaccaccgccggaAACCACCACTCAAACCCTAACTTCCACCACACTCTATCTGCTTCCACCGCCGCGGCAGCTCACTTACTACCTCCGATCAACACACCGCCACCACCAGGGACAGAACATGAATCCAACGGTTACGACGGCGCGTTCTGCTCACGGCAGATGGCGGTTACGCCGTACGAAACGGATTCCGATCAGAACAGATCGGAATTCAGCGACGGTGGAACGCCGTACAGTTATAGTAATAAAAAATCTAAAGTTTCGGTGACGTCATCCGGTGGTGGTGAGTATAGGAAGGAtagagaagaatggagtgatgatgcaattgctTGTTTGTTGGATGTTTatcttgataagtttttggtaTTGAATAGGGGAAATTTGAGAGGGAGGGACTGGGAAGAGGTTGCGGCGGTGGTTAGCGAGCGGTGTGAGAAGCAACGGAAAAGTGTGGAGCAGTGTAAGAATAAAGTTGATAACTTGAAAAAGAGATATAAGTTGGAGAGACATAGGATGATGATGAATAGTAGTGGGAATGGCATGAATGGGAATTCTACGAGTCATTGGCCTTGGTTTAAAAAGATGGAACAGATTGTCGGGAATGCGTTGCCTTTAAAGACGGTTTTGGGCGAAGAGAATTCCGGGAGTGGCGGGATGAGTAGCCCTGGTAGACAGTCCAAAAG ATATACCACTGCAACGTCTAGTCCAAGTTGTCAGATGACTACCATAAAGCCAAAACCAGTGACTAGTGCTAGATGGAGAAGAGTTGTCTTCAAAGTTAGTGGCACTTCTTTGGCTGGAACTGGTTCTCAAAGTGTTGATCCGAAGGTACATTATCTTATTACACTGGTATGGACGGTTCAGTTACAtgtaaaaatctttttaatactAGTGATTCTGCAATTCTGCCGATCTTTTATTGTACAGGTGGCAATGCTGATTGCCAGAGAAGTAGCAATGGTTTGCAATGTTGGTGTTCAG GTGGCATTAGTAGTTGGTGGGCGCAATTTCTTTTGTGGAGACACATGGGTTACAACCGCTGGTATGGATAGAAGCACTGCTTATCAGATTGG TATGATGGCAACTGTGATGAATTCCATAATCATTCAGTCAGCATTGGAGAAGTTGGATGTTGATACACGTGTCATGTCAGCCTTTCCTATGCCTGAGGTCTTTGAACCTTACAGCAGGCAACGAGCAATCAGACATCTAGAAAAACAGAGGGTGGTAATATTTGGTGGCATTGGGGCTGGCACAGGAAATCCACTCTTCTCTACTGACACAGCTGCTGCTCTTAGAGCCTCTGAAA TTCATGCTGATGCCTTTATCAAAGGTACTAATGCAGACGGTTTATATGACTCTATGAGCAGTGTTGCATTTGATCACATTTCATTTAGGGAGTTGGCATCAAGAGGTCCATCACCCATGGATATGATGGCTGCCACATATTGCGAAGAGAATGGGATCCCtg tTGTCTTATTCAATCTTCACGAGCCTGGAAATATATCAAGAGCATTATCTGGAGAACAAGTTGGCACGCTAATTGATCAGACGGGAAGGGTTGACTAA
- the LOC122583676 gene encoding uncharacterized protein LOC122583676 yields the protein MIRVAIGGKSKNLLNHLSDLPPEKASSEKFETWEQEDLIVFSWLIQNIEPNIAGNLTEFSTAKELWDALVTTYSSGKDKLQAYNLHVKANEIKQTNKPIEDFWISLQGIWGEIDRIDPNPMKCPKDIKAYNKIRSDQKLFQFLSGLDQKFESVKKEILRLDPLPAAEAAYATIRKEAAHQQILGATTTTAAVEGAQGIATGLMVKEENGFEFATKRFNRSSDKQKSVIQDDKSHLTCDECGLKRHTKDQCFRLVGYPEWWVENKKGRRYNPSDRDKSSTTRTNPTKESNSSDGRRSETGFGGVAAAEGEQGGGFSVVDGKKKETSLSNDFIEKHRSTQHHHLPNPPLYINLFYNRPVFNGSGNGLPALNRPAKIIGPKSIAKGFVARSDHSKSNGSWIFDCGATDTMTSDISDFSIFSKPKRTHIQAANYGKMDVMNGGSVMISPNIRLTNCLYVPSLSYKLLSISHVTKELNC from the coding sequence ATGATTCGAGTTGCCATAGgtggaaaatcaaaaaatctaTTAAATCACTTAAGCGACTTACCTCCTGAGAAAGCCTCATCCGAAAAGTTTGAAACATGGGAGCAAGAGGATCTTATTGTATTCTCTTGGCTCATCCAAAATATAGAGCCAAATATTGCCGGAAACTTGACCGAGTTTTCCACCGCCAAAGAGTTGTGGGATGCTCTCGTCACTACTTATAGTAGCGGCAAGGATAAGTTACAGGCTTACAATCTTCATGTTAAAGCCAAcgaaatcaaacaaaccaacaAACCCATCGAAGACTTTTGGATTTCACTTCAAGGGATTTGGGGCGAGATTGATCGTATCGATCCGAATCCAATGAAGTGTCCAAAAGACATCAAAGCTTATAATAAAATTCGATCCGATCAAAAATTGTTTCAATTTTTAAGTGGATTAGATCAAAAATTTGAATCGGTCAAAAAAGAAATCCTTCGACTCGACCCTTTGCCGGCGGCTGAAGCCGCATATGCAACCATAAGGAAAGAGGCCGCTCACCAACAAATTTTGGGAGCAACCACCACCACTGCCGCCGTTGAAGGAGCACAGGGCATAGCCACCGGATTAATGGTTAAGGAAGAAAATGGATTCGAGTTTGCCACCAAACGATTTAATCGAAGTAGTGACAAACAAAAATCTGTGATTCAAGATGATAAATCACATCTTACTTGTGATGAATGTGGCCTGAAGAGACACACCAAAGACCAATGTTTCCGATTGGTGGGTTATCCGGAATGGTGGGTCGAAAATAAAAAGGGTCGGAGATATAACCCATCCGATAGAGATAAATCTTCAACCACTCGCACTAACCCCACCAAAGAAAGTAATAGTAGTGATGGCCGGAGATCGGAGACGGGATTCGGTGGGGTGGCGGCGGCTGAAGGTGAACAGGGGGGTGGGTTTTCGGTGGTTGATGGTAAGAAGAAAGAGACAAGTCTctcaaatgattttattgagAAACACCGATCCACACAACACCACCATTTACCAAATCCACCTTTATatattaatcttttttataATAGGCCGGTTTTTAATGGATCGGGTAATGGGCTTCCTGCTCTAAATCGGCCAGCAAAGATAATTGGGCCTAAATCAATTGCGAAGGGATTTGTGGCCCGTTCTGATCATTCAAAGTCAAACGGGTCATGGATTTTTGATTGTGGTGCCACCGACACTATGACTTCTGATATATcagatttttctattttttcaaaACCTAAAAGGACCCATATTCAAGCTGCTAATTACGGGAAAATGGATGTTATGAATGGAGGATCAGTTATGATTTCTCCAAACATCCGTTTAACTAACTGTCTTTATGTTCCATCTTTGTCTTACAAACTTTTGTCAATAAGTCATGTGACAAAGGAACTTAATTGCTGA
- the LOC122583791 gene encoding uncharacterized protein LOC122583791 isoform X2: MASSDDDFPITTTTAGNHHSNPNFHHTLSASTAAAAHLLPPINTPPPPGTEHESNGYDGAFCSRQMAVTPYETDSDQNRSEFSDGGTPYSYSNKKSKVSVTSSGGGEYRKDREEWSDDAIACLLDVYLDKFLVLNRGNLRGRDWEEVAAVVSERCEKQRKSVEQCKNKVDNLKKRYKLERHRMMMNSSGNGMNGNSTSHWPWFKKMEQIVGNALPLKTVLGEENSGSGGMSSPGRQSKRYTTATSSPSCQMTTIKPKPVTSARWRRVVFKVSGTSLAGTGSQSVDPKVAMLIAREVAMVCNVGVQVALVVGGRNFFCGDTWVTTAGMDRSTAYQIGMMATVMNSIIIQSALEKLDVDTRVMSAFPMPEVFEPYSRQRAIRHLEKQRVVIFGGIGAGTGNPLFSTDTAAALRASEIHADAFIKGTNADGLYDSMSSVAFDHISFRELASRGPSPMDMMAATYCEENGIPVVLFNLHEPGNISRALSGEQVGTLIDQTGRVD, encoded by the exons ATGGCATCTTCCGACGACGACTttccaatcaccaccaccaccgccggaAACCACCACTCAAACCCTAACTTCCACCACACTCTATCTGCTTCCACCGCCGCGGCAGCTCACTTACTACCTCCGATCAACACACCGCCACCACCAGGGACAGAACATGAATCCAACGGTTACGACGGCGCGTTCTGCTCACGGCAGATGGCGGTTACGCCGTACGAAACGGATTCCGATCAGAACAGATCGGAATTCAGCGACGGTGGAACGCCGTACAGTTATAGTAATAAAAAATCTAAAGTTTCGGTGACGTCATCCGGTGGTGGTGAGTATAGGAAGGAtagagaagaatggagtgatgatgcaattgctTGTTTGTTGGATGTTTatcttgataagtttttggtaTTGAATAGGGGAAATTTGAGAGGGAGGGACTGGGAAGAGGTTGCGGCGGTGGTTAGCGAGCGGTGTGAGAAGCAACGGAAAAGTGTGGAGCAGTGTAAGAATAAAGTTGATAACTTGAAAAAGAGATATAAGTTGGAGAGACATAGGATGATGATGAATAGTAGTGGGAATGGCATGAATGGGAATTCTACGAGTCATTGGCCTTGGTTTAAAAAGATGGAACAGATTGTCGGGAATGCGTTGCCTTTAAAGACGGTTTTGGGCGAAGAGAATTCCGGGAGTGGCGGGATGAGTAGCCCTGGTAGACAGTCCAAAAG ATATACCACTGCAACGTCTAGTCCAAGTTGTCAGATGACTACCATAAAGCCAAAACCAGTGACTAGTGCTAGATGGAGAAGAGTTGTCTTCAAAGTTAGTGGCACTTCTTTGGCTGGAACTGGTTCTCAAAGTGTTGATCCGAAG GTGGCAATGCTGATTGCCAGAGAAGTAGCAATGGTTTGCAATGTTGGTGTTCAG GTGGCATTAGTAGTTGGTGGGCGCAATTTCTTTTGTGGAGACACATGGGTTACAACCGCTGGTATGGATAGAAGCACTGCTTATCAGATTGG TATGATGGCAACTGTGATGAATTCCATAATCATTCAGTCAGCATTGGAGAAGTTGGATGTTGATACACGTGTCATGTCAGCCTTTCCTATGCCTGAGGTCTTTGAACCTTACAGCAGGCAACGAGCAATCAGACATCTAGAAAAACAGAGGGTGGTAATATTTGGTGGCATTGGGGCTGGCACAGGAAATCCACTCTTCTCTACTGACACAGCTGCTGCTCTTAGAGCCTCTGAAA TTCATGCTGATGCCTTTATCAAAGGTACTAATGCAGACGGTTTATATGACTCTATGAGCAGTGTTGCATTTGATCACATTTCATTTAGGGAGTTGGCATCAAGAGGTCCATCACCCATGGATATGATGGCTGCCACATATTGCGAAGAGAATGGGATCCCtg tTGTCTTATTCAATCTTCACGAGCCTGGAAATATATCAAGAGCATTATCTGGAGAACAAGTTGGCACGCTAATTGATCAGACGGGAAGGGTTGACTAA